The nucleotide window CACTATCAGTAAGTTCGTATTTTTTAAACTTTTCTTCTGAATTTACTTTCAAAAATTCAGTTAAAAATAAGTCTTTCATTTCAAAAACTGAAAAATTTTGATATTCTTCTGAAAGCTTATTTTTTAAATTAGTTACCCGTTGAGAAACAGATTTTATTCCTTTTGCTTCAATTTTTTTCTGGTTTGGAGTTAGAATTTTGCCAATAAAATCAAAATCTACATCATATAAAAGTGAAAAACCTGCATAAATTCTATCATTTACAAGTGACATTGCCGCACCAGAAACTTTTTTTCCTTCAATTTGAAGGTCATTTTTTCCACTAAATTGCACATTTTTTATCCCTAAGTTTTGCAAAACTTTAATAACAGGATCGTAAAATTGTGCATAATTTCCGAGTAAATTTTTATTTTTTTCATACGGGAATGAAAAACAAAAATTTACACCATTTCTATCTAAATAAATTGCTCCACCACCGGTGTCGCGTCTAACAACTTCAATATTTTTTTGCTTTAAAAGCTCAAGGTTAACTTCAACACTTGGATTTTGGAAATAACCAATTTGGACATGTGGATCACAAATATAAGGAAAAACAATTGTTTCATCTAGTTTTAAGTTTTTGATTGCTCAATATTGAATAGCGAGCAAAATTGCACCGTCAAAAACTCAGCTTCCATTGCGTTTTGGTTCGATTAAGTACATTTTTATTCCTGTTCTGTTATTTTTTGTAGCAGTAACTTAATATCCTCATGAAAAAAATAGGATTTTTCAAGAATATCCTTGTTAGTACGGTATTTTTTCTGATTTATAACTAGATATTTTGCATTTTTAAATTTTTTTGTCATCTCTTGAAAAGGCAATTTAATTAATTGCGGGGTCGTAAATCCAACCCCTATTTCAAGAAAAACTAAGTTTTTATCTTTATTTTGTTCAATAAAATTATTGTAATTTGCTTTTTGGTTGTCGAAGTTTTGATCTTCAACCATTCCTTTAAACGAAATTCTTTTGTTTATTTCTAAAAAGGCATTACATTCTGGGCATTTTGGCAATAAATTATAATCAACCTTCATATTTTTTTGATTTTGTACCATTTTTAGAATTAGTTCATCATCTTGGTATAAAAAATTTTTACACATTTTTGAGCACTGCATTAAATTATATTTACCCTGGATGTAAAAAATTTTTTGATTGTCAAATCCTGATTTTTCAAAAAAACTATCAGAATTTGTGGTTATTATAAAAAAATTCTTATTTTCTAAAATTTTTTTCAAATTCAAAAAACTTTCTGATTCTTTAAGATCTAAAAAATTAACTTTTGCAAATCTACTATGAAAAGCTCAGTATGTTTCTCATGATCCAAAATCATAAAGCGAAGCTTGAAGCATATCTAAAAAATGGTATTTTTCGATAAAATCTTTAAAATTATCACTGAATTTTGATCCATAATAATTATTTCCATCTGCACTTGTTAGTCCTGAACCAACTCCAACAACAATTGCATCAGCTGAATCAAGGATTTTCTTGATCTTTATCGCTTGATCTAGAATACTAAAAGTCCTCAAGTTCATCAAATTCACTTTGGTCTATATCTTTTGCTTTAAAAAGTCAATTTTTGTCTGACTCATGCGAATTCAAAATTTTTGGATCCTTTTCAGCTAATTGATTTAGTTCAATAATTCTACATTTTAAGGGTGTTTTTATTGAAAAAACAGTTTTTGACGCTTCAATTTTAGCGACAACATCATCTTTTTCTAGTTGTTTTTTATTTGTAAATTTTAAAAATCCGATTGTTCCAAGATCATCTTGTAATTCGGCCGTTAAATAGATAGTAAAAATTTCATTTTTTTGTTCAATTATCAAGAAATTAGCAATTTTTTTCATAGCAATCCTCTTAAATTTTTTGTTAATATCTAAAATGATATTACCACAAAAAAGCAACTAATGGCAAAAAATCTATAAATATAAATAAATCACTTCAAAAATTGGATAAATTAGTATATTAATTTCAAAAAATCATGAATACTGCGTCAAATTGAAACAATAGAGAATCACATTTAAAAACAAAATTATAAATGCTCCCTAAATAATAATTTGTTTAACAAATTATAAATTTTAATTAAAAAATGAAGTTAAAATACAAAAATATTTTGTAAAAAATAGTATAATGATAAACACAAATAGACTAGTAATCAATTATCAAGGTGTTGGATGGAATTACAAAATAACAGAATTTGGTCAATATGCAACTGCGTTTGTGATAGATGACTATAAATATAGCACAATCACAACAAATAATCCGCCAATTCTCGACAAAATTACAAATTATAAAACCACCACATACCCATAATATACGGATAACAAAGGCAAATTTTAATGATAAAAATAGAAAATTTAACTAAAAAAATTAATAATAAATTTATTTTTAATAATTTAAATCTGGAAATTCCTTTAAATAAAATTACATTTGTAATTGGAAAATCTGGAATTGGGAAATCCACGCTAATTAACTTAATTGCCGGATTTACAAAAAAAGACAAAGGAAAAATCTCCTTTTTTGACAAAGATGGTTCTGAAATTAAAAAACCATTAGTTGATGTTGTTTTTCAAGACTTTAATTTAATTGAGTCATTAAGTATAAAAAATAATATTTTAATAGCAAATCACATTTTGAATCGCGAATCAGATGATTTAGAAATACAACAAGCCGCGAATTCTATTGGTATTGAAACCAACAAATTGGATCAAGTAGCAAAAAATTTATCTGGCGGTGAAAAACAACGTGCAGCATTTTTAAGAAGTTTATCAAGAAAAAGTGATTTTATTTTGCTTGACGAGCCAACTGGTAATTTGGACCATGAAAATTCCATTGCCTTACTCGATTTGTTAGTTAAAGCTTCTGAAAATAAAACAATTTTAATTGTTAGTCATGATTTAGAATTAGCAAACCAATATGCTGATCAAATTATTAATTTAGAAAATTTGTCCGTTAATGTTATAGAAAATAACAAACAAATTAATGTTGAATCCAAAAATAAACACTCAAACCTGATATCGAGCCAGACTTATAAAAAACCTGGTTTCTTACAAAAATTTAAAGCAGCTTTATTGCTTGTACTAGCGGATTTGAAATCAAAAATTACGAGTTTTATTTTAGTTCTAGTAACATTTTTTGCTTTAATTTTTAGCATGGTTATTTTCATGAACTTACATGTTTCAGCAAAAAATATAGTCATTGACGAGATTGCCCAATCCAATTTTGATACTATTAGAGTTAGCGAAAAGGGTATCGTTTCTTTAGCCCCTGGAGAAATCGACCAACTTAAAAAGGATAATCCCAAAATAAAACACACTAGTTTATTATATAGTCCGCTGTTTTATTATACATTCATCTATAATGGTAAGGAGGTTTCTTTTAAGAATAGGTCTATTTGACCAATTGATGAATCTGATTTTTTTAAAAACAGATATAGTTCTTCATTTAGCAAAGATAAAAATTTTAATAGCAAGTTTATTACCAATCCAAACGAAGTTATCCTCTCGCAAAAATTAATTGAAGAATTAGAAATCGATAATCCAATTGGAAAAACAATTAAAATTGCTCACCCTGGTCGATTCAATTTCGAGCAAAACCATGATAATTTAGAACGCTTTTCTGAATCAGCAACAATTGTGGGAGTTTTAGATGAGTCTCTTGATGATCGCGCCAATTTTTCGCTTGTTCACACAGATAAATTAAAGTCAGTTTATCAAAAATCAATACAAAATGAAAAAGAAAGTAAGTTTGATGAATTTGAGATTTTACTTGATAATTATTTTTCATCACACCTTTTAGAGTATGCTTCTAGTAGACCATCAACCCTGGCAGACGACGAGATAAATTTCACTCCCAATAAAATACATAAGTCTTTCTATGAGAATTCAAATCAAGTTAATTCAATAAATTTGAAAAAAGGTACATTGCCTAAAAATTTTAATGAAATAGCAGTTAGCTCGAATATAACTGATAAAATAGGTAAACTTTTACAAATTACTAATAAGAAAAACACTATAATTTTTAAAGTTGTTGGAGTGTTTGATCCCGAAAAAAATGATGAAAATATCGCTATTTTTAATAATAGTATTGAAAAATATTCCAACGAATTACTCCCAACAAGCGCTGTGGTTTATTTTGATCATGATAACTTATATAATAATATTAATGAATTTATAAATAAATATAGCAAACCAGGCGTTAGTCGTTATTATGCGACATCTGGCGGTATTGATCAAGTTCTAAATCAATTAATTAACTCTCAACATACTTTGTTATTAATTATTTTTGCGTCAATAATAATTTTTGGAATAATTTTGTTAATTTTTGTGTCATTATATGCAACAAATCTTTCCAACTTTAAGAAAAAATCAATCGGTATTCTAAAGTCTCTTGGTGGTAAAACATCACAAATTTTCTTGTATCATTGATTAAATTTGGTAATACTTTCTGCTTTTGTTTTCGTTTTTGGTATTATATTTTCAATTTCTTTTGTACCTTTAGTTTATGGTGCAATTTCAAATCAAAATTCAGTTTTTCCTGATTATCAGCAAATTGCCGTTATTTTTATAATTATCTGGCTTGCAAGTTTCTTTATTTTATCAATCATATATTCATTAATTTCTTATATAACTTATAAAAAAGATATTGTGACATTATTAAAATAATTTTTAAAAATTATTAAAACTATATTTTGTTATCAAAAGTCTTGATTTTATAATGTTAAATAAGAAAATGTAGCAAACTCGGAGCAAAATGATAAAAATTGAGAATTTAACGAAAAAGATTGATAACAAAATCATTTTTGATAATCTAAATCTTGATATACCTTCAAGAAAAATAACGTTTATAATTGGTAAATCAGGGATTGGCAAAACTACGCTAATTAACTTAATTGCCGGTTTTACTAAAAAAGATAGTGGAAAAATCTCTTTTTTGGATGAAAATGGCACTGAAATTAAAAAACCATTAGTCGATGTTGTTTTTCAGGACTTTAATTTAATCACAAATATTTCATCAGAAAATAATATTTTAATTGCAAATAATGTAATAAATAGACTTTTAGATCCAAAAGAATTGGAACAACAGTCTAAATATGTGTCGATTGAAACTCAGCAATTAAAGCAAAAAGTAAATGATTTATCTGGTGGCGAAAAACAAAGAATAGCAATTCTCCGCTCGCTTTCAAGAGATAGTGATTTTATTTTACTTGACGAACCAACTGGAAATTTAGATTTTGAAAACGGTGTTTCTGTATTTGAAAATTTAAAAAATATTGCAAAAAATAAAACAATATTAGTAGTCAGTCACAATTTAGAATTTGCAAAAAAATATGCCGACAAGATCGTTCGCATTGAAAAAGGGAAAATTTCCGAAGAAAACATTGACAAAACTGAAGAAAATTTAGCAATCAACAATGAAAAAAGTAGACAATTAGTTTCTTTTAAGACTTCTTCCTATTCAAAAATTGCAAAAATTAAGCAAGAATTAAAAACAGGTTTTTTGCTTACTCTTGCAGATTATAAATCAAAAATAGTTTCAACCATTTTATTTGTAATACTCTTTCTAACAAGCATTTTTGGGACATTATTATTTGGTGTTTTAAATTTAAATATTTCCGCTTCTAATTCTCCTAAAGTTAATGAATTGCAACTTGATTCTGTTTTAATTAGCAAAAAATCAGAAACAAATTTAACAACTTTCACAAATAATGATATTAATAATCTTAGAGAAAAAAATAAAACAATAAAAAAAATTACTCCTTTCTTTACTTATCCATCATTA belongs to Mesomycoplasma ovipneumoniae and includes:
- a CDS encoding lipoate--protein ligase; translated protein: MYLIEPKRNGSWVFDGAILLAIQYWAIKNLKLDETIVFPYICDPHVQIGYFQNPSVEVNLELLKQKNIEVVRRDTGGGAIYLDRNGVNFCFSFPYEKNKNLLGNYAQFYDPVIKVLQNLGIKNVQFSGKNDLQIEGKKVSGAAMSLVNDRIYAGFSLLYDVDFDFIGKILTPNQKKIEAKGIKSVSQRVTNLKNKLSEEYQNFSVFEMKDLFLTEFLKVNSEEKFKKYELTDSDWAQIDKMVAEKYKNWDFVWGLSPNYSFNRSIRTKVGTITFSLEIDEGKISKIKISGDFFPKKSLLELENFLIGTKLTQDELLNRLKDAKLDDYFTQKVDEEEICNLLLS
- a CDS encoding deacetylase SIR2; protein product: MNLRTFSILDQAIKIKKILDSADAIVVGVGSGLTSADGNNYYGSKFSDNFKDFIEKYHFLDMLQASLYDFGSWETYWAFHSRFAKVNFLDLKESESFLNLKKILENKNFFIITTNSDSFFEKSGFDNQKIFYIQGKYNLMQCSKMCKNFLYQDDELILKMVQNQKNMKVDYNLLPKCPECNAFLEINKRISFKGMVEDQNFDNQKANYNNFIEQNKDKNLVFLEIGVGFTTPQLIKLPFQEMTKKFKNAKYLVINQKKYRTNKDILEKSYFFHEDIKLLLQKITEQE
- a CDS encoding glycine cleavage system protein H, whose product is MKKIANFLIIEQKNEIFTIYLTAELQDDLGTIGFLKFTNKKQLEKDDVVAKIEASKTVFSIKTPLKCRIIELNQLAEKDPKILNSHESDKNWLFKAKDIDQSEFDELEDF
- a CDS encoding ATP-binding cassette domain-containing protein; protein product: MIKIENLTKKINNKFIFNNLNLEIPLNKITFVIGKSGIGKSTLINLIAGFTKKDKGKISFFDKDGSEIKKPLVDVVFQDFNLIESLSIKNNILIANHILNRESDDLEIQQAANSIGIETNKLDQVAKNLSGGEKQRAAFLRSLSRKSDFILLDEPTGNLDHENSIALLDLLVKASENKTILIVSHDLELANQYADQIINLENLSVNVIENNKQINVESKNKHSNLISSQTYKKPGFLQKFKAALLLVLADLKSKITSFILVLVTFFALIFSMVIFMNLHVSAKNIVIDEIAQSNFDTIRVSEKGIVSLAPGEIDQLKKDNPKIKHTSLLYSPLFYYTFIYNGKEVSFKNRSIWPIDESDFFKNRYSSSFSKDKNFNSKFITNPNEVILSQKLIEELEIDNPIGKTIKIAHPGRFNFEQNHDNLERFSESATIVGVLDESLDDRANFSLVHTDKLKSVYQKSIQNEKESKFDEFEILLDNYFSSHLLEYASSRPSTLADDEINFTPNKIHKSFYENSNQVNSINLKKGTLPKNFNEIAVSSNITDKIGKLLQITNKKNTIIFKVVGVFDPEKNDENIAIFNNSIEKYSNELLPTSAVVYFDHDNLYNNINEFINKYSKPGVSRYYATSGGIDQVLNQLINSQHTLLLIIFASIIIFGIILLIFVSLYATNLSNFKKKSIGILKSLGGKTSQIFLYHWLNLVILSAFVFVFGIIFSISFVPLVYGAISNQNSVFPDYQQIAVIFIIIWLASFFILSIIYSLISYITYKKDIVTLLK
- a CDS encoding ATP-binding cassette domain-containing protein; translation: MIKIENLTKKIDNKIIFDNLNLDIPSRKITFIIGKSGIGKTTLINLIAGFTKKDSGKISFLDENGTEIKKPLVDVVFQDFNLITNISSENNILIANNVINRLLDPKELEQQSKYVSIETQQLKQKVNDLSGGEKQRIAILRSLSRDSDFILLDEPTGNLDFENGVSVFENLKNIAKNKTILVVSHNLEFAKKYADKIVRIEKGKISEENIDKTEENLAINNEKSRQLVSFKTSSYSKIAKIKQELKTGFLLTLADYKSKIVSTILFVILFLTSIFGTLLFGVLNLNISASNSPKVNELQLDSVLISKKSETNLTTFTNNDINNLREKNKTIKKITPFFTYPSLSFEYNGKRKLGADIDYIDESEFFKNRFNFDQKNLIGRNIEKLDEVIISKEVATEFDIKEPKEQEITVLTAAKDIKTLKVVGINNLLNAKKLNLTFLHYKFGEDIELQRTKNKNPDNSQVSQDKKIEPIILRLYFENDNLENNINNFIENNNKKYGIDSSLKGISKLTHELQNFINIIVGAILIVFVVILLIQTFLYTKNLTDSKVKLIGTLKALRAKTWQIFLYHWLNIIIISFLILVINLSVSLPLIPKIYMQILGQEAIYPSISQIVILIFIIWIAMFFIISFIYLLISWINYRKPVTKLLKFDQF